The proteins below come from a single Parachlamydiales bacterium genomic window:
- a CDS encoding AbrB/MazE/SpoVT family DNA-binding domain-containing protein, which yields MVHIIHIGNSFGVRIPKTIIQELGFKENMDLVFKVTEDGLLISPEKKAREGWEQEFKSSKKKIKKPSLLSEFPNEFDKDEWKW from the coding sequence ATGGTTCATATTATTCACATAGGGAATTCATTTGGCGTACGAATTCCTAAAACAATCATTCAAGAATTAGGGTTCAAAGAAAATATGGATCTTGTTTTCAAAGTCACTGAAGATGGATTGTTGATCTCACCCGAAAAGAAAGCTAGGGAAGGCTGGGAACAAGAATTTAAATCCTCTAAGAAAAAGATCAAAAAACCTTCTTTATTAAGCGAGTTTCCCAATGAATTCGATAAGGACGAATGGAAATGGTAA
- the ileS gene encoding isoleucine--tRNA ligase, protein MFEIIPNETFDARERRMLQFWRENKIFERSVADRERKPLFSTYDGPPFATGLPHYGHLLAGTIKDVVLRFKTMEGYYVPRRFGWDCHGLPIENEVEKSHNLSGAASIEAFGIANFNEACRSIVKRYTQEWKYTVERTGRWVDFTQTWHTMDLPFMESVWWVFKQLYDQGLVYEGYRVMPYSAKLGTPLSNFEAGENYKDVDDPAITVALVLEEDPQTSLLVWTTTPWTMISNLAVMVGPDIDYVKVYDPKADHHYIVAVSRVADTFHGHEDYKIVGQYKGSELAGKRYKPAFSYFADRAKLGAFRVILEPTVTLDDGTGLVQCAPAFGEVDFYACQREKIELVCPVDANGQFTNEIPEHQGLFVKDADKDVIKRLKQQGSLFRQATIHHRYPFCWRSDTPLIYKAMATWFVAVEKIKDKLLAANEQIYWVPSHLKEGRFGKWLESARDWNISRNRYWGTPIPLWRSEEGDIIAIGSLEELEKLTGHKADDLHRHFIDDLTIQKDGKTYRRIPEVFDCWFESGSMPYGQGHYPFENKESFDQNFPADFIAEGLDQTRGWFYTLTILAAALYNKPAFKNIIVNGIILAEDGAKMSKRLRNYPDPLEVISKYGADSVRLYMMHSPAVRAENLCFVESGVELTLRQMLIPWWNAYSFLSTYARINKWVPSTGDRSPPKPAAVIDRWILAKLNLLIRQVREGMDNYVLSDAVEPLVGFIDSLTNWYIRRSRRRFWEAEDTPDRAEAFATLYYVLVQLSKVAAPFTPFIAEAIFNSLRTDAMSESVHLCDYPTPDATFDDEELVKTMDAVQSAVNLGHSLRKEHKLKVRQPLPGVHIATHHADLLAALEHHTSLIADELNVKAVHLIGDDSKLVELSIKPNFRVLGKKVGKLMRQVQQAIEKLDQHALETILEGKSIQLHIEGETIEVTPEDAEITRKVHEGLIASTNGIVTVALDTHLTEELIQEGIAREIVNKINTMRREAGFDVTDRIQVVMDTTPKIQVSFEKYKEYITNEVLATEVKFGSASEGTSWEINDEKTVISVVKHK, encoded by the coding sequence ATGTTTGAAATCATCCCTAATGAAACGTTTGATGCCCGCGAAAGGCGAATGTTGCAGTTCTGGCGTGAGAATAAGATATTCGAACGGAGCGTTGCTGATAGAGAGCGAAAACCCTTATTTTCCACCTATGACGGGCCCCCGTTTGCGACAGGCCTGCCCCATTATGGCCATTTATTAGCCGGTACGATTAAAGATGTCGTGCTCCGTTTTAAAACGATGGAAGGGTATTACGTCCCAAGGCGTTTTGGTTGGGACTGTCATGGTTTGCCCATTGAAAACGAAGTCGAGAAATCCCATAATTTATCAGGCGCAGCCTCTATCGAAGCGTTTGGTATCGCAAATTTTAATGAAGCATGCAGAAGCATAGTTAAACGCTATACCCAGGAATGGAAATACACTGTCGAAAGAACAGGGCGTTGGGTTGACTTTACCCAAACATGGCATACGATGGACCTGCCCTTTATGGAATCTGTATGGTGGGTATTCAAGCAGTTGTATGACCAAGGTTTAGTGTATGAAGGCTACCGTGTCATGCCTTATTCCGCAAAACTCGGCACACCACTTTCTAATTTCGAGGCAGGCGAGAACTATAAGGATGTCGATGATCCTGCGATCACTGTGGCGCTGGTTTTAGAAGAAGACCCACAAACATCTTTGTTGGTATGGACGACGACTCCCTGGACAATGATCTCCAATTTAGCCGTTATGGTGGGTCCTGATATCGATTACGTCAAAGTATACGACCCGAAAGCAGACCACCATTATATCGTAGCTGTATCGAGAGTTGCAGATACATTCCACGGCCATGAAGATTATAAGATTGTCGGCCAATATAAAGGTTCCGAATTAGCCGGTAAACGCTATAAACCTGCATTTTCCTATTTTGCAGACAGAGCTAAATTGGGGGCTTTCCGTGTCATCCTTGAACCTACTGTCACATTGGACGATGGTACAGGATTAGTCCAATGTGCACCTGCCTTTGGCGAAGTTGACTTTTATGCATGCCAAAGGGAAAAGATCGAGTTAGTCTGTCCTGTAGATGCCAACGGTCAGTTTACAAATGAGATTCCAGAGCACCAAGGACTTTTTGTGAAGGATGCAGACAAGGATGTGATCAAACGCCTAAAACAACAAGGCTCCTTGTTCCGTCAAGCTACCATACACCACCGTTATCCATTTTGCTGGAGGTCCGATACCCCACTTATCTATAAGGCGATGGCGACATGGTTTGTGGCAGTAGAAAAAATCAAAGACAAATTACTTGCTGCGAATGAACAAATCTATTGGGTTCCCTCTCATCTAAAAGAAGGGCGTTTCGGCAAGTGGCTTGAAAGTGCAAGAGATTGGAATATCAGCCGCAACCGTTACTGGGGAACTCCTATCCCTTTATGGAGAAGTGAAGAGGGTGATATTATTGCTATAGGCAGTTTGGAAGAACTGGAAAAATTGACGGGACATAAGGCAGATGACCTGCACCGCCACTTCATCGATGACCTGACGATCCAGAAAGATGGAAAAACCTATAGACGCATCCCTGAAGTTTTTGATTGCTGGTTCGAATCAGGTTCGATGCCCTATGGACAAGGCCATTATCCTTTTGAGAATAAGGAATCTTTTGATCAGAATTTCCCGGCTGACTTTATTGCGGAAGGCTTAGATCAAACGCGGGGATGGTTCTATACTCTGACGATACTTGCAGCAGCTTTGTACAATAAACCTGCTTTTAAAAACATTATCGTCAACGGGATCATCTTGGCTGAAGATGGCGCCAAAATGTCAAAAAGATTGCGTAACTATCCTGATCCATTAGAAGTCATCTCAAAGTACGGCGCTGATTCGGTCAGGCTATATATGATGCACAGCCCGGCAGTACGTGCAGAGAATCTTTGCTTTGTGGAATCGGGTGTTGAACTGACGCTTCGTCAAATGCTTATTCCTTGGTGGAATGCTTATAGCTTCCTCTCTACATATGCCCGTATCAATAAGTGGGTGCCTTCGACTGGGGATAGGTCACCTCCGAAACCCGCTGCTGTTATAGACAGATGGATACTAGCAAAACTAAACCTGCTGATTCGCCAAGTGCGTGAAGGCATGGATAACTATGTCCTGAGCGATGCAGTCGAGCCCTTAGTAGGTTTTATTGACTCATTGACCAACTGGTATATCCGTCGCAGTAGACGCCGTTTTTGGGAAGCTGAGGATACCCCCGACAGGGCAGAAGCTTTTGCTACACTTTACTACGTATTAGTCCAGCTTTCTAAAGTTGCAGCACCATTTACACCTTTCATAGCAGAGGCAATCTTCAATAGCTTGCGTACTGATGCGATGTCCGAATCTGTGCATTTGTGCGACTACCCCACACCGGATGCTACATTTGATGATGAAGAGCTAGTGAAAACGATGGATGCAGTGCAAAGTGCGGTCAATCTAGGACATTCCTTGCGTAAGGAGCATAAACTTAAAGTCCGACAGCCGTTGCCTGGAGTTCACATTGCAACGCACCACGCAGACTTGTTGGCAGCCTTAGAGCATCACACAAGTTTGATCGCTGATGAATTGAACGTGAAAGCGGTACATTTGATTGGTGATGACAGCAAACTCGTTGAACTTTCCATCAAACCTAACTTCCGCGTACTAGGGAAAAAAGTGGGTAAGTTGATGCGTCAGGTGCAGCAAGCGATTGAGAAATTGGATCAGCACGCACTAGAAACAATTTTAGAAGGGAAGAGCATTCAACTGCATATTGAAGGTGAAACGATCGAAGTTACACCTGAAGATGCAGAGATTACCCGCAAAGTTCATGAAGGCCTGATCGCGAGTACAAATGGTATTGTTACGGTTGCATTGGATACCCACTTGACAGAAGAGCTGATCCAAGAAGGGATTGCGCGTGAAATCGTAAACAAAATCAATACAATGCGCCGTGAAGCAGGTTTTGATGTCACAGACCGCATTCAAGTGGTTATGGATACAACGCCTAAAATTCAGGTAAGCTTTGAAAAATACAAAGAATATATCACCAACGAAGTTCTAGCTACCGAAGTGAAATTTGGTTCAGCGTCCGAGGGGACAAGTTGGGAGATTAACGATGAGAAGACGGTTATTTCTGTTGTGAAACATAAATAA
- a CDS encoding DUF6088 family protein, with translation MENKIKNRIIKQGPGWCFTPMHFADLGSDASIRKALSQLQKQSFIRRLAQGLYDYPKKHDLLGIIPPDVNEVAKAIAEKDSILIQPAGAHAANLVGFSTQVPGRVIFLTEGASKKVKVGNQEIIFKKTTRKNMLSAGTREGLIIQALKNIGKDHIDKKMHMQIAKLLKDSTEEEIRKNMKFAPAWIRVLVFEVIGIKP, from the coding sequence ATGGAAAACAAAATAAAAAATAGAATCATCAAGCAAGGCCCTGGTTGGTGTTTTACTCCTATGCATTTTGCAGATTTAGGTAGCGATGCTTCTATTAGAAAAGCCCTCTCTCAACTTCAGAAACAAAGCTTTATTAGAAGACTTGCGCAGGGTCTATATGACTATCCAAAAAAACATGATCTATTGGGCATTATCCCTCCAGATGTCAACGAGGTAGCTAAAGCAATTGCGGAAAAAGATAGTATATTAATTCAACCTGCAGGCGCTCATGCGGCAAATTTAGTAGGCTTTTCCACGCAAGTTCCAGGCCGAGTAATATTTCTTACCGAAGGAGCATCTAAGAAGGTAAAAGTTGGCAATCAAGAAATCATTTTCAAAAAAACCACAAGAAAAAACATGCTTTCTGCTGGAACTAGAGAGGGTCTTATAATACAGGCTCTAAAAAATATTGGAAAAGATCATATCGACAAAAAAATGCACATGCAAATTGCAAAACTACTCAAAGATTCGACTGAAGAAGAAATTAGAAAAAACATGAAGTTCGCTCCAGCCTGGATTAGAGTTCTTGTTTTTGAAGTCATAGGAATTAAACCATGA
- a CDS encoding type II toxin-antitoxin system PemK/MazF family toxin, giving the protein MEMVKQFEVYLINLDPTTGSEIKKTRPCVVISPNEMQGLNTVIIAPMTSTCKIYPTRIPVFFEKKEGYIVLDQIRTVDKSRLVKLLGKIEKETAHNVLATLQEMFT; this is encoded by the coding sequence ATGGAAATGGTAAAGCAGTTCGAAGTTTATCTGATAAACCTTGATCCAACAACCGGAAGCGAGATTAAAAAAACACGTCCCTGCGTAGTTATATCCCCAAATGAAATGCAAGGATTAAATACTGTTATCATAGCGCCTATGACTTCAACATGTAAGATATACCCAACGCGTATTCCTGTATTTTTTGAGAAAAAAGAAGGATATATTGTTTTGGATCAAATTCGAACAGTTGATAAATCGCGACTTGTAAAACTGCTCGGAAAAATTGAAAAAGAAACTGCTCACAATGTTCTCGCGACATTGCAAGAGATGTTTACCTGA
- a CDS encoding HNH endonuclease signature motif containing protein, translating to MTEAGLDDFHREVNCIYDEERYSVRDNGSVLRYSRIGKRSRSADDQWTFGKPNSQNGYAYIGSVRIHRIVATAFHGEPLTPEYIVDHIDTNRRNNRPENLRWLTRLENALLNPITKKRIELVCGSIEAFLEDPSKLRHRRLDPNFEWMRKVTPQEAQACRERMHQWAKSDKSSSGGGSLGEWVFKPSLTKKPSLNIPLKALNLVMAKTPGAAQREWRTPTEFPCCPQKMEEDPITAYAAKLAVGAIFCRNNLSTSKVLEAAVANDGQSICVLCERDGMKPVSLARVTFEDGLYVHANLGTFFTKEGAEKQFCLARGLEWTGGDTFDDYC from the coding sequence ATGACAGAAGCTGGCTTAGATGATTTTCATCGTGAGGTGAATTGTATTTATGACGAGGAGCGATATTCGGTTCGAGATAACGGTTCAGTATTGCGCTACTCCCGTATAGGCAAACGTTCGCGCTCAGCCGACGATCAATGGACTTTTGGTAAGCCAAATAGCCAGAATGGTTATGCATACATAGGTTCGGTTCGTATCCACAGGATTGTCGCAACGGCGTTCCATGGCGAACCGCTTACTCCAGAATACATCGTTGACCATATCGACACGAACCGCCGAAATAACCGACCCGAAAACCTCCGGTGGCTGACGCGGCTGGAAAACGCACTTCTTAATCCTATCACCAAGAAACGTATCGAATTAGTGTGTGGTAGCATTGAGGCTTTTCTTGAAGATCCTTCCAAATTACGCCACCGCAGGCTTGATCCCAACTTCGAATGGATGCGAAAAGTCACTCCTCAAGAAGCTCAAGCTTGTCGAGAACGTATGCATCAATGGGCAAAAAGCGATAAGTCGTCCTCTGGTGGTGGCTCTCTTGGAGAATGGGTGTTTAAACCTTCTTTGACCAAAAAACCATCTCTAAACATACCATTGAAAGCACTAAACTTGGTAATGGCAAAAACGCCAGGCGCAGCGCAGCGTGAATGGCGTACTCCAACTGAATTTCCTTGTTGTCCACAAAAAATGGAGGAAGATCCAATCACAGCCTATGCGGCAAAATTAGCTGTAGGTGCTATATTCTGTCGGAACAACTTATCTACATCGAAGGTTCTAGAAGCTGCGGTGGCTAATGATGGCCAGTCGATCTGTGTGTTGTGCGAACGGGATGGTATGAAGCCAGTGTCACTTGCGAGAGTTACCTTTGAAGATGGCTTATATGTACATGCTAACCTGGGTACCTTTTTTACCAAGGAGGGCGCAGAAAAACAATTCTGCCTTGCACGTGGATTAGAATGGACAGGAGGCGACACTTTTGATGACTATTGTTGA
- a CDS encoding nucleotidyl transferase AbiEii/AbiGii toxin family protein — translation MTEIHLLPQNERELFFRAAIDTKDMPFEVIEKDYWVVWVLKRLFSLEKMKPYLTFKGGTSLSKVYGLIDRFSEDIDLSIEREFFGFGEPHNPENAPSKKKQNAIIDNLSKACSNYVQTEMLASLKETFAAELRTTDGWQIFSDPEDPDAQSLLFEYPTNSSKTGYIRPLVKIEVGARSEHWPVSEHKIESYVKEALKEKIYEPDTVIRVLNAERTFWEKATILHQYTHLPEDKKLPPCISRHFYDFFRLINSSIKKKALKEVALLERVANHKSIYFASGWASYGTARKGSLKLVPPSRVLKELQKDYGLMRSMFFREVPAWELILKTVSEFENEFNKE, via the coding sequence ATGACTGAGATTCATCTTTTACCTCAAAACGAACGAGAACTTTTTTTTAGAGCTGCCATTGATACAAAGGACATGCCTTTTGAAGTTATTGAAAAAGACTATTGGGTTGTATGGGTTTTGAAGAGGTTGTTTTCTCTAGAGAAGATGAAGCCTTATCTCACCTTTAAAGGAGGTACATCTCTTTCAAAAGTATATGGCTTGATTGATCGTTTTTCGGAAGATATCGATCTTTCAATCGAAAGAGAATTTTTTGGCTTTGGTGAACCTCATAATCCTGAAAATGCCCCTTCAAAGAAAAAACAAAATGCTATCATCGATAACCTTTCAAAAGCTTGCTCCAATTATGTACAAACTGAAATGTTAGCCAGCCTTAAAGAAACTTTTGCTGCAGAGCTCAGAACAACCGATGGGTGGCAGATTTTTTCTGATCCAGAAGATCCTGACGCCCAATCATTACTCTTTGAATATCCAACTAACAGCTCAAAAACAGGGTATATTCGTCCACTTGTAAAAATCGAAGTTGGAGCAAGGTCCGAACATTGGCCTGTCAGTGAACACAAAATAGAGAGCTATGTTAAAGAAGCGTTAAAAGAAAAAATTTATGAACCTGATACAGTTATTCGCGTACTGAATGCTGAGCGAACTTTTTGGGAAAAAGCAACTATTCTTCATCAATACACGCACCTGCCTGAAGATAAAAAGCTTCCACCATGCATCTCCAGACATTTTTATGATTTTTTTCGATTAATAAACTCTTCAATAAAGAAAAAAGCTCTTAAAGAAGTAGCTTTACTTGAAAGAGTAGCCAATCATAAAAGCATTTATTTTGCCTCAGGCTGGGCAAGCTATGGCACTGCCAGAAAAGGAAGCTTAAAGCTCGTTCCCCCATCTCGTGTCTTAAAAGAACTTCAAAAGGACTATGGTCTAATGAGATCTATGTTTTTTAGAGAGGTTCCTGCCTGGGAATTGATCTTAAAAACCGTTAGTGAATTTGAAAACGAGTTTAACAAAGAATAG
- a CDS encoding type 1 glutamine amidotransferase domain-containing protein produces MVITSHDQLGNTGHKTGLWLEEFAAPYFVFRDAGANITLASPKGGQPPIDPKSDLPENQTPAMTRFKKDEEAKKAFSNTVKLADIRAEDFDTVFYPGGHGPMWDLAESPTSIALLESFYNSSKFIALVCHAPGVLHRVTFEGKPLVKGQRVTGFTNAEEEEVHLTKVVPFLVEDELKRLGGKFEKGPNWQSFVVVDGHLITGQNPASSTEAAQTLLKSLSGAVKK; encoded by the coding sequence ATGGTGATAACTTCCCACGATCAACTAGGCAATACAGGCCATAAGACTGGCCTCTGGTTGGAAGAATTCGCAGCGCCATATTTTGTTTTTCGAGACGCGGGGGCCAACATTACTTTAGCATCGCCTAAAGGAGGACAACCTCCAATAGATCCAAAGAGTGATCTACCAGAAAATCAAACGCCTGCCATGACACGCTTTAAAAAAGATGAAGAAGCAAAAAAAGCATTTTCTAATACTGTTAAATTGGCTGACATACGTGCGGAAGATTTCGATACGGTGTTCTATCCAGGCGGCCATGGCCCCATGTGGGATCTTGCAGAAAGTCCTACATCCATCGCACTTTTAGAGTCTTTCTACAACTCAAGTAAATTTATTGCACTTGTTTGTCATGCGCCAGGAGTCCTCCATCGGGTTACATTTGAAGGAAAGCCCCTAGTAAAAGGTCAACGCGTGACAGGTTTCACTAATGCTGAAGAAGAGGAAGTGCATCTTACAAAAGTAGTCCCATTCCTTGTCGAAGATGAGCTAAAACGTTTGGGCGGAAAATTTGAAAAAGGACCGAACTGGCAAAGTTTTGTCGTTGTTGATGGTCACTTAATCACGGGTCAAAATCCTGCATCGTCTACAGAAGCAGCGCAAACACTACTCAAGTCACTCTCTGGAGCCGTAAAAAAATAG
- a CDS encoding RNA-binding domain-containing protein translates to MKYPESESSTIEWKGSFPEKEQIVKTIVGFCNRFGGKLIIGVSNNGDIVGIDESMAEEQMEHLDKMIYESTAPPIIPLVHTQRIGDKVVLLIEVSSGMNKPYYIKSMGMEKGVFVRLGRSTMKANVDMIEELKWSSRGLHFDLSSLYHSSANDLDMDAIENFFSLRKGKKKSFIDTILVSFNIINEEHKSKYPTVTGVLVFGKRPEKHLPEAFIICSRFSGVSGRNAIASQDCVGTLFEQFEMAFAFILKHLHHSFVIREKKREEKLEIPEVAIRETLLNAIVHRNYHIRAPIKIAIYDNRIEIFSPGDFPGPINTSNLLSGLTYIRNPGISKIFRQAKYIEKLGSGFHNLFDSYENWGLVPPEVIEGENYIKCILPREKQKALHGKDSINEEEKILNLFNQTEEITISDVISSLGIARATAGRRLNGLVKAFKLKQIGSGKSTSYRKVNK, encoded by the coding sequence ATGAAATACCCGGAATCAGAATCCTCTACAATCGAATGGAAAGGCTCTTTTCCTGAAAAGGAACAAATCGTAAAAACTATTGTTGGCTTTTGCAATCGGTTTGGGGGAAAGCTCATAATTGGTGTGAGTAATAATGGGGACATTGTTGGGATTGATGAAAGCATGGCCGAGGAACAGATGGAACACCTCGACAAAATGATCTATGAATCCACTGCACCTCCCATCATTCCTCTAGTTCATACCCAAAGAATTGGGGATAAAGTAGTCCTACTTATTGAAGTCTCCTCTGGCATGAATAAACCTTATTACATCAAATCAATGGGAATGGAAAAAGGAGTTTTTGTCCGGCTGGGCAGAAGTACAATGAAAGCCAATGTGGATATGATAGAAGAATTAAAATGGAGTTCGAGGGGACTACACTTTGACTTATCTAGCCTATATCACTCCTCAGCAAATGATCTAGATATGGACGCTATCGAAAATTTTTTCTCGCTTCGTAAAGGTAAGAAAAAAAGTTTTATAGACACTATCCTTGTCTCCTTCAATATCATCAACGAAGAACATAAAAGTAAGTACCCAACTGTTACAGGAGTTCTTGTATTTGGTAAGCGACCTGAGAAGCACCTTCCTGAAGCATTTATCATATGCTCGCGATTCTCCGGTGTTTCAGGCAGAAATGCCATTGCCTCTCAGGACTGCGTAGGAACTCTTTTTGAACAATTTGAAATGGCCTTTGCTTTTATCTTAAAGCATCTTCATCACTCTTTTGTCATTAGAGAAAAAAAACGGGAAGAAAAACTTGAAATTCCAGAAGTTGCCATTCGAGAAACTCTCTTAAACGCAATTGTTCATCGAAATTATCATATTCGAGCCCCCATTAAAATTGCTATTTATGATAATCGTATAGAAATCTTCAGTCCTGGTGATTTTCCGGGTCCTATTAACACATCCAATCTACTCTCGGGACTAACTTATATTCGCAATCCGGGTATTAGCAAAATTTTTAGACAGGCAAAATATATTGAAAAATTAGGCTCCGGGTTTCATAACCTCTTCGACTCCTATGAAAATTGGGGACTCGTACCGCCCGAAGTTATCGAAGGTGAAAACTACATAAAATGCATTTTACCAAGAGAAAAACAGAAGGCCTTACACGGAAAAGATAGTATCAATGAAGAGGAAAAGATTCTTAACCTATTTAATCAAACTGAAGAAATCACCATCTCAGATGTGATTTCTTCACTAGGAATAGCAAGAGCGACTGCGGGAAGACGTCTTAACGGCTTAGTAAAGGCTTTCAAGCTAAAACAAATAGGATCTGGAAAATCGACGAGCTACAGAAAAGTAAATAAATAA
- a CDS encoding DUF6864 domain-containing function, whose protein sequence is MNKITPEIFNGSLELVLSETVCCNPKYGLQVHIPVTSEKIAQFHFRFESDSDPSKKGCATSQEGEVLIITLTNFLSSLGASLSKPLEFCIGDDKFFLQFYGAASGSDCLCLTISVFKGQKNV, encoded by the coding sequence ATGAATAAGATTACACCCGAGATATTTAATGGGAGCTTAGAGCTCGTGCTTTCGGAAACGGTATGCTGTAATCCAAAATACGGTCTCCAAGTTCACATTCCTGTTACTTCAGAAAAAATAGCTCAATTTCATTTTAGATTTGAATCAGATTCTGATCCCTCTAAAAAAGGCTGCGCAACCTCTCAAGAAGGAGAGGTGTTAATCATCACTCTGACCAATTTTCTCAGCTCTCTAGGGGCTTCACTGTCAAAACCTTTAGAATTTTGTATTGGAGACGATAAATTTTTTTTACAATTTTATGGAGCAGCTTCGGGGTCAGACTGTCTGTGTCTGACAATTTCAGTATTTAAAGGTCAAAAAAATGTCTAA
- a CDS encoding LD-carboxypeptidase — MSYCPCQSPEYLSQNPEARAKDINEAFSDPSIKGIIATIGGIDQIRILPYLDKELISRNPKIFMGYSDCTNLHLFLWNLGIVSYYGGAVMTQFAMGGGMQDYTIDSIKKSLFHPPIGHVSAASEYSDADLDWADENNLNKKRPMYPAEGWY, encoded by the coding sequence ATTTCCTACTGCCCCTGCCAAAGTCCAGAATATCTCTCTCAAAATCCTGAAGCTCGCGCAAAAGACATTAACGAAGCTTTTTCAGACCCCTCTATTAAAGGCATCATTGCGACAATAGGTGGAATCGACCAAATCAGGATACTTCCTTACTTAGACAAAGAGCTTATTTCACGTAATCCCAAAATTTTTATGGGTTACAGCGACTGCACCAATCTACATCTGTTTTTATGGAATTTAGGAATTGTTTCTTATTACGGGGGTGCCGTGATGACCCAATTTGCAATGGGCGGTGGGATGCAAGATTATACAATTGACTCGATCAAAAAATCTCTTTTTCATCCTCCAATTGGTCATGTAAGCGCAGCCTCTGAATACAGTGATGCTGATCTAGATTGGGCAGATGAAAACAATTTAAATAAAAAACGCCCCATGTATCCAGCTGAAGGGTGGTATTGA
- a CDS encoding S41 family peptidase: MDRNSDLIITTTMHSSVIKKLINELNDSYVYVEKAHLMQKDICKRLKNKEYDGFTNGNKFAEKLTKDLQRISKDKHLRVRYSLRLNSKKKSEVSDDKADDIRLMEKINYGFEKIECLTGNIGYINLRGFYDPEAGAKIVGAAMTFIMNTEALIFDLRQNGGGNPGMVALISSYLFGNKPIHLNSLYFRKEDKTDEFWTKPAVARKKYKKDVYVLTSSYTFSAAEEFCYNLKNLKRAKIIGEVTHGGANPGQVINLGNHFTAFLPTGRAINPITQTNWDGLGIEPDVSVAKEKALQIAYEMALKKAIKTIENH; the protein is encoded by the coding sequence ATGGACAGAAATTCCGATTTAATAATAACAACCACAATGCATTCAAGTGTCATAAAAAAGTTGATTAATGAGCTTAATGATTCCTATGTATATGTTGAAAAAGCACACTTAATGCAAAAAGATATTTGTAAACGTCTCAAGAACAAAGAGTACGATGGTTTTACTAATGGCAATAAGTTTGCGGAAAAACTAACGAAAGATTTGCAACGGATTAGCAAAGACAAACATCTACGCGTGAGGTATTCATTGCGATTAAACTCGAAGAAAAAATCTGAGGTTTCGGATGATAAAGCTGACGATATAAGACTTATGGAGAAAATAAATTATGGTTTTGAAAAAATTGAATGCCTAACAGGGAATATTGGCTATATCAATTTGAGAGGATTTTATGATCCGGAGGCGGGAGCTAAGATTGTTGGAGCCGCTATGACATTCATTATGAATACAGAGGCGTTAATTTTCGATCTAAGACAAAATGGAGGTGGCAATCCAGGCATGGTAGCATTGATTTCCTCTTATTTATTTGGAAATAAGCCTATTCATTTGAATAGTCTTTATTTTCGAAAAGAAGATAAAACTGACGAGTTTTGGACAAAACCTGCCGTGGCGAGAAAAAAATATAAAAAAGATGTTTATGTTCTAACAAGCTCCTATACTTTTTCTGCAGCTGAAGAATTTTGTTATAATCTAAAAAATCTGAAGCGAGCAAAGATCATTGGTGAGGTCACCCATGGGGGGGCTAATCCTGGACAAGTAATTAATTTAGGTAATCATTTTACTGCATTTTTACCCACGGGTCGAGCAATTAATCCGATAACACAGACAAATTGGGATGGTTTAGGCATTGAACCGGACGTTTCCGTTGCCAAAGAAAAGGCCCTTCAAATTGCCTATGAGATGGCATTAAAGAAAGCCATAAAAACGATAGAAAATCATTAA